A DNA window from Vigna unguiculata cultivar IT97K-499-35 chromosome 10, ASM411807v1, whole genome shotgun sequence contains the following coding sequences:
- the LOC114165940 gene encoding macrophage migration inhibitory factor homolog produces the protein MPCLNVTTNVSLDGVDTSSILSEATATVANLIGKPEAYVMIVLKGSVPMSFGGTEQPTAYGELISIGGINPTTNKQLSAAISSILETKLSVPKSRFYLKFYDSEGSNLGWNGTTF, from the exons ATGCCGTGCCTCAACGTCACCACCAACGTCTCCCTCGACGGCGTTGACACCTCTTCCATCCTCTCCGAAGCCACCGCCACCGTCGCCAACCTCATCGGCAAACCCGAGGCT TATGTGATGATTGTACTGAAGGGATCAGTACCCATGTCTTTTGGTGGGACTGAGCAGCCAACAGCTTATGGGGAATTGATTTCCATTGGTGGTATTAATCCTACGACGAACAAGCAACTTAGTGCTGCAATTTCTTCAATTCTGGAAACCAAATTATCGGTCCCCAAGTCACGGTTCTACCTGAAATTCTATGACAGTGAG GGTTCCAACCTTGGATGGAATGGAACTACGTTCTGA